Proteins from a single region of Centropristis striata isolate RG_2023a ecotype Rhode Island chromosome 9, C.striata_1.0, whole genome shotgun sequence:
- the hnrnpm gene encoding heterogeneous nuclear ribonucleoprotein M has product MSTEQAEAPTGTEKAAQPPQQRPPQQQQQQAGEVNGKAKHEPNSSRKERPQKRGGGGRYDPYGNANKRYRVFVSNIPYDVKWQALKDLMKEKVGEVTYVEHLTDAEGKSRGCAVVEFRTEELMKKAVEKVNKHNLNGRPLKVKEDPDGVIAQREINKGQGGGPPGGHGGMGGGMGGGMGGGMGGMGGMDRMGPGPNGSMVNIPPSLMNNPNIPNEIIHGLQAGRIGSTVFVANLDYKVGWKKLKEVFGMAGMVVRADILEDKDGKSRGMGTVTFDMPIEAVQAVSMFNGQLLFNRVMHVKLDEKSLPKDFGPPERSAAALPRGLSGIGLGLGPGGQPIDATQLNRGGGGGGGGGGGMGNMGPGGMDGMGFGNMGGRMGGGGGGGGGGGMDNFGGMNNMDRFGSSGMGRMNEMDRGIGGAFDREFGRNEMGMSRNNFGDSFERGMGNSMGMDRMSSGMDRLGASMDRMAGMDRMGMDRMDRGSDLERLGSGFDRMGSGMDRLGPSMDRLGPGLDRMSSSMDRLGPSGFDRLGPSGLDRMGSSLDFGSPMGMDRMGNTGLDRMASSFDRMGSAGGLDRFASGGLDRMSSGMDRMGSGGVGGQFDRSADMDRGFGGNSFGGAGGPGTGGGNVRKGCQIFVRNLPFDFNWKMLKDTFNTCGMVQYADIKMENGKSKGCGVVRFDTPETAERVCRTMNGYRLNGREIDVRIDRNA; this is encoded by the exons ATGTCTACCGAGCAGGCCGAAGCTCCTACCGGGACCGAGAAAGCAGCCCAGCCGCCCCAGCAGCGGCccccgcagcagcagcagcagcaggccgg GGAGGTGAATGGGAAAGCCAAGCATGAGCCCAATTCCAGCAGGAAGGAGAGGCCCCAGAAGAGAGGTGGAGGCGGGCGCTACGATCCCTATGGAAACGCAAACAAAAGATACCGAGTTTTTGTCAGCAACATTCCATACGATGTGAAATGGCAAGCTCTCAAAGACCTGATGAAAGAGAAAG TGGGTGAGGTAACGTACGTGGAACACTTAACGGACGCAGAAGGCAAATCGAGG GGTTGTGC TGTTGTTGAGTTTAGGACTGAAGAGCTAATGAAGAAAGCAGTGGAGAAGGTCAACAAGCATAACCTCAATGGACGCCCCCTCAAAGTGAAAGAG GACCCAGATGGTGTGATTGCTCAGAGAGAAATCAACAAGGGTCAAGGTGGAGGTCCTCCAGGGGGCCATGGAGGCATGGGCGGAGGCATGGGAGGAGGAATGGGTGGAGGAATGGGAGGTATGGGTGGCATGGATCGAATGGGCCCAGGACCAAATGGCTCCATGGTCAACATTCCCCCTAGCCTGATGAACAACCCCAACATCCCCAATGAGATCATCCACGGTCTCCAGGCCGGCAGGATTGGCAGCACTGTCTTCGTGGCAAAT CTTGACTACAAAGTGGGCTGGAAGAAGCTGAAAGAGGTGTTTGGCATGGCCGGCATGGTGGTGAGGGCTGACATTCTTGAGGACAAGGATGGGAAAAGCAGAGGCATGGGCACAGTAACATTTGATATGCCCATTGAAGCAGTCCAAGCTGTCT CTATGTTTAATGGTCAGCTGTTATTCAACAGAGTCATGCATGTCAAACTG gATGAGAAATCCCTCCCCAAAGATTTTGGACCACCTGAAAGATCGGCGGCTGCTCTTCCCC GTGGCCTGAGTGGTATTGGTTTGGGCCTGGGACCTGGTGGCCAGCCCATTGATGCTACCCAGTTGaacagaggaggtggaggtggtggcggcggaggaggaggaatggGCAACATGGGCCCTGGAG GTATGGATGGCATGGGCTTTGGCAACATGGGAGGTCGTATGGGAGGCGGCGGTGgcggtggtggaggaggag GAATGGACAACTTCGGAGGAATGAACAACATGGATCGATTCGGTTCTTCCGGGATGGGCAGAATGAACG AGATGGACCGTGGGATTGGTGGTGCTTTTGACAGGGAGTTTGGGCGAAATGAAATGGGAATGTCACGCAATAATTTTGGAGATTCCTTTGAAAGAGGAATGG GAAACTCCATGGGTATGGACCGCATGAGCTCTGGAATGGACCGCCTGGGAGCCAGCATGGACCGAATGGCAGGGATGGACCGCATGGGCATGGACAGGATGGACCGCGGGTCTGACCTGGAAAGGCTGGGCTCCGGGTTTGACCGGATGGGCTCTGGGATGGACCGGCTGGGGCCCAGTATGGACAGGCTTGGACCAGGCCTGGACCGTATGAGCTCCAGCATGGACCGCCTCGGACCATCTGGGTTTGACCGGTTGGGCCCGTCCGGTTTGGACCGCATGGGTTCTAGCCTGGACTTTGGCTCTCCAATGGGTATGGATCGCATGGGCAACACCGGGCTTGACAGAATGGCGAGCAGCTTCGACCGCATGGGCTCGGCTGGAGGACTCGATCGCTTTGCCTCCGGTGGCCTCGACCGCATGAGCTCCGGCATGGATCGCATGGGGTCTGGAGGTGTCGGTGGTCAGTTTGATCGCTCTGCTGACATGGATCGTGGATTTGGTGGGAATTCCTTTGGAGGAGCTGGAGGGCCTGGAACTGGGGGAGGCAATGTCAGGAAAGGATGCCAGATCTTTGTGAGAAAT CTGCCATTTGACTTCAACTGGAAGATGCTGAAGGATACCTTCAACACATGCG GCATGGTTCAGTATGCAGACATTAAGATGGAGAACGGCAAGTCCAAGGGCTGTGGTGTGGTTCGATTCGACACCCCTGAAACTGCTGAGCGTGTTTGCCGGACCATGAATGGCTATCGGCTGAACGGGAGAGAAATTGATGTTAGGATTGATAGGAATGCATAA
- the dmap1 gene encoding DNA methyltransferase 1-associated protein 1, whose translation MATGADVRDILELTGGENDGPISKKDLINSDKKKNKKSTETLTFKRPEGMHREVYALLYSDKKDAPPLLPSDTTQGYRTVKAKLGCKKVRPWKWMPFTNPARRDGAIFHHWRRVAEEGKDYPFARFNKTVQVPVYSEQEYQIHLHDDGWTKAETDHLFDLCKRFDLRFVVVHDRYDHQQYRKRSVEDLKERYYSICGKLTKVRAASGTEPKIYIFDAGHERRRKEQLDKLFNRTPEQVAEEEYLIQELRKIETRKKEREKKAQDLQKLIKAADTTTELRRAEKRVSKKKLPQKRETEKPAVPETAGIKFPDFKSAGVTLRSQRMKLPSSVGQKKIKAIEQILLEQGVDLNPMPTEEIVQMFNELRSDLVLLYELKQAHSNCEYEQQMLRHRYEALLKAGSGGGLGGTTGGGLAAATLGGELHANNSTTASTPGGDAPSWPSADDIKVEAKEQIIDVVGAPLTPNSRKRRESASSSSSVKKVKKP comes from the exons ATGGCTACTGGGGCTGATGTAAGGGATATTCTGGAGTTGACTGGAGGGGAAAATGACGGACCCATCAGCAAGAAAGACCTCATCAACTCAGACAAG aaaaaaaacaagaagagcacagaaacactgacCTTCAAGAGACCAGAGGGAATGCACAGAGAGGTCTATGCTCTGCTCTATTCAGATAAAAA AGATGCACCCCCTTTGTTGCCTAGTGATACTACTCAGGGCTACAGGACAGTCAAAGCCAAGCTGGGCTGTAAAAAAGTGCGTCCCTGGAAGTGGATGCCCTTCACTAATCCAGCTCGCAGAGACGGTGCTATATTCCATCACTGGAGACGTGTGGCAGAGGAAGGCAAGGACTACCCTTTTGCCCGCTTCAACAAG acAGTGCAGGTACCTGTGTACTCTGAGCAGGAGTATCAGATACATCTCCATGATGATGGCTGGACTAAAGCAGAGACAGACCACCTGTTCGACCTGTGCAAGCGATTTGACCTGCGATTTGTCGTCGTCCATGACCGTTACGACCACCAGCAATACAGA AAACGTTCTGTGGAGGACCTGAAGGAACGCTATTATAGTATTTGTGGTAAGCTGACCAAGGTCCGCGCAGCTTCAGGGACTGAGCCCAAGATCTACATATTTGATGCCGGCCATGAAAGGCGCCGTAAAGAGCAACTGGACAAGCTCTTCAATCGCACACCTGAACAA GTGGCAGAAGAGGAATATCTTATTCAGGAGCTCAGGAAGATAGAGACTAGAAAGAAGGAGCGCGAGAAGAAGGCCCAGGATCTGCAGAAACTCATTAAAGCAGCGGACACAACCACAGAGTTAAGACGAGCAGAAAAGAGAGTTTCGAAGAAGAAGCTTccacaaaaaagagaaacagaaaaaccg gCTGTTCCAGAAACAGCAGGAATCAAGTTCCCTGATTTCAAATCGGCGGGAGTCACACTGCGCAGTCAGAGG ATGAAACTGCCAAGCTCGGTAGGCCAGAAGAAGATCAAGGCCATTGAGCAGATCCTGCTAGAGCAAGGAGTCG ATCTTAACCCCATGCCCACAGAGGAGATTGTTCAGATGTTCAATGAGCTGCGTAGCGACCTGGTGCTGCTGTATGAGCTCAAGCAGGCCCACAGCAACTGTGAATACGAACAACAGATGCTGCGCCATCGCTACGAGGCCCTACTGAAGGCCGGCAGTGGAGGCGGTTTGGGTGGAACTACAGGGGGTGGACTAGCTGCTGCAACACTGGGTGGAGAACTCCATGCCAATAACAGCACTACAGCATCCACCCCAGGGGGTGATGCTCCGTCCTGGCCCAGTGCAGATGACATCAAGGTGGAAGCCAAGGAACAAATCATTGATGTTGTAGGAGCCCCACTTACCCCCAACTCA CGCAAACGGAGAGAGTCGGCATCCAGCTCATCTTCAGTGAAAAAGGTGAAGAAGCCTTGA
- the timm44 gene encoding mitochondrial import inner membrane translocase subunit TIM44 — protein sequence MEGHHRKKVTGFKSKMATPLCQCYQICVRRGLVAFPSSYLLLHNRPNVYRIHGLLTCSSQVPQSALLQVRYLSGERGSGRKGFMGELLENIKQELNKNKEMKDNIKKFREEAKKLEESDALKQARRKYKTIESETVKTTDVLRKKLGNISETVKEGLEEVSRTDIGKKIKDGMEEAAKTAKTSAESVSKSGEILGKTGAFRAISQGMESVKKEIDDLGHTGPYRPPARLRKRSEFSSKGAGDDSKVFEANEEAMGVVLHKDSKWYQQWKEFKDNNMVFNRFFEMKMKYDESDNALIRASRAVTDKMTDLIGGLFSKTEMSEVLTEILKADPSFDKDSFLKQCERDIIPNILEAMIRGDLEVLKDWCYEATYSQLAHPIQQAKAMGLQFHSQILDIDNIDLAMGKMMDQGPVLIITFQAQLVMVIRNTKGEVVEGDPEKVIRMMYVWALCRDQEELNPYAAWRLLDISASSTEQIL from the exons ATGGAAGGTCACCACCGGAAGAAGGTCACAGGCTTTAAATCCAAGATGGCGACTCCCTTGTGTCAGTGTTACCAG ATATGTGTCCGAAGAGGGTTGGTGGCTTTCCCGTCCTCTTACCTGCTGCTACACAACAGACCCAATGTCTACAGGATACATGGGCTCCTCACATGCTCTTCACAG GTGCCTCAGTCAGCCCTCCTGCAGGTGAGGTATTTGTCAGGGGAGAGAGGCAGTGGCAGAAAAGGTTTCATGGGAGAGCTTCTGGAAAACATTAAACAGGAGCTAAACAAGAATAAAGAAATGAAAGACAACATCAAGAAGTTCCGAGAAGAGGCAAAAAAACTGGAGGAGTCGGATGCATTGAAACAAGCTCGAAGGAAATAT AAAACTATAGAATCAGAAACAGTGAAGACCACCGATGTTCTCAGGAAGAAATTGGGAAACATCTCTGAAACAGTTAAAGAG GGGCTAGAGGAGGTCAGTCGTACAGATATTGGGAAGAAAATCAAGGATGGAATGGAAGAAGCGGCCAAAACGGCGAAGACCTCAGCAGAGTCAGTTTCTAAGAGTGGAGAGATATTGGGGAAGACTGGTGCGTTCAGAGCAATATCACAG GGCATGGAGAGTGTGAAGAAAGAGATCGATGACCTGGGTCACACTGGCCCTTATCGGCCTCCTGCCAGACTCAGGAAGAGGAGTGAGTTCTCCTCTAAGGGGGCAGGGGATGACAGCAAGGTCTTCGAAGCCAATGA GGAAGCAATGGGTGTTGTGCTCCACAAAGACTCAAAATGGTACCAGCAGTGGAAGGAGTTCAAAGACAACAACATGGTCTTCAACA GGTTCTTTGAGATGAAGATGAAGTACGATGAGAGCGACAACGCCTTGATCAGAGCATCTCGTGCTGTTACTGACAAGATGACTGACCTCATAG GTGGGCTGTTTTCCAAAACTGAGATGTCTGAAGTACTAACAGAGATTTTGAAGGCAGATCCATCCTTCGACAAAGATTCATTTCTTAAGCAGTGTGAACGAGATATCATCCCAAATATATTGGAG GCAATGATCAGAGGGGATCTAGAGGTGCTGAAGGACTGGTGTTATGAAGCG ACATACAGCCAGCTGGCACACCCTATTCAGCAAGCCAAGGCCATGGGACTTCAGTTCCACTCTCAGATCCTGGACATTGACAATATTGAT TTGGCCATGGGGAAGATGATGGACCAGGGTCCAGTGCTGATCATCACCTTCCAGGCTCAGTTAGTCATGGTGATTCGAAACACCAAAGGAGAAGTGGTGGAGGGAGACCCT GAAAAAGTGATCAGGATGATGTATGTGTGGGCTCTGTGTCGAGACCAGGAGGAGCTCAACCCGTATGCTGCCTGGAGATTACTTGACATCTCCGCCTCTAGCACCGAACAGATCCTCTGA